Proteins co-encoded in one Dyella japonica A8 genomic window:
- a CDS encoding ABC transporter ATP-binding protein, protein MLKMTHLSKVYRTEVVETYALRDFNINVNEGEFVAVTGPSGSGKTTFLTIAGLLETFTGGQYHLDGVEVSNLNDNERSKIRNEKIGFIFQAFNLIPDLNVFDNVEVPLRYRGMKAPERKQRIMDALERVGLASRAKHYPAELSGGQQQRVAIARALAGSPRLLLADEPTGNLDTQMARGVMELLEEIHREGATIVMVTHDPELAARAQRNVHIIDGQVVDLAEDPRFHHAVHAARANSPA, encoded by the coding sequence ATGCTCAAGATGACCCATCTGTCCAAGGTCTACCGCACCGAAGTGGTGGAGACCTATGCGCTGCGCGACTTCAACATCAACGTGAACGAAGGCGAGTTCGTGGCCGTCACCGGTCCGTCCGGCTCGGGCAAGACCACCTTCCTCACCATCGCCGGCCTGCTGGAGACCTTCACCGGCGGCCAGTACCACCTCGACGGCGTGGAGGTGAGCAACCTCAACGACAACGAGCGCTCGAAGATCCGCAACGAGAAGATCGGCTTCATCTTCCAGGCGTTCAACCTGATCCCCGACCTCAACGTGTTCGACAACGTCGAAGTGCCGCTGCGCTATCGCGGCATGAAGGCGCCCGAGCGCAAGCAGCGCATCATGGATGCGCTGGAGCGCGTGGGCCTGGCCTCGCGCGCCAAGCACTATCCGGCGGAGCTCTCCGGCGGCCAGCAGCAGCGCGTCGCCATTGCCCGCGCGCTGGCCGGCTCGCCGCGCCTGCTGCTGGCGGACGAACCCACCGGCAACCTGGACACGCAGATGGCCCGTGGCGTGATGGAGCTGCTGGAAGAGATCCATCGCGAGGGAGCTACCATCGTCATGGTGACGCACGATCCGGAGCTGGCCGCTCGCGCCCAGCGCAACGTGCACATCATCGACGGCCAGGTGGTGGATCTGGCGGAAGACCCGCGCTTCCACCACGCCGTGCATGCCGCCCGCGCCAACTCGCCGGCCTGA
- a CDS encoding ABC transporter permease has protein sequence MFTYYLDLALRSLGRNKILTTLMVLAIALGIGASMTTLTVLHVLSGDPLPGASGTLFYPRIDPRDQDSYEEGKDPPYQVTWIDGMNMLHAKRADRQALMTGGSVPVQPAQANLDPFYSDARYTSSDFFPMFRVPFLYGRPWSAEEDDGKARVVVISRKLNEKLFGGKDSTGQILRMKDTAFRVVGVLDEWRPNPHFYDVDTGKYAASEDVFVPLTTSHDIRLEHDGSTDCWGTGGDEEHAETQPCVWLQFWVQLDSAAKVAAYKEYLVHYSEEQRALGRFVRPVNVRLPGLMEWLDINKVVPGDVRLQTWLAFGFLLVCLVNTVGLMLAKFLRRAGELGVRRALGASKREVFMQLLIESGVIGLAGGLCGLLLAFIGLWLVRRQPSDYASLAHLDMAMLLTTFVLAIGSTLLAGLLPAWRACQITPALQLKSQ, from the coding sequence ATGTTCACTTACTACCTGGACTTGGCGCTGCGCAGCCTCGGGCGCAACAAGATCCTCACCACGCTGATGGTGCTGGCCATTGCGCTCGGCATCGGGGCCAGCATGACCACGCTGACCGTGTTGCATGTGCTGTCCGGCGATCCGTTGCCGGGCGCCAGCGGCACGCTGTTCTATCCAAGGATCGACCCGCGCGACCAGGACAGCTACGAGGAGGGCAAGGATCCGCCTTACCAGGTGACCTGGATCGACGGCATGAACATGCTGCACGCCAAGCGCGCCGACCGGCAGGCCCTGATGACCGGCGGCTCGGTGCCGGTGCAGCCGGCACAGGCGAACCTCGATCCGTTCTACAGCGATGCGCGTTACACTTCGAGCGACTTCTTCCCGATGTTCCGCGTGCCCTTCCTCTACGGTCGGCCCTGGAGTGCGGAGGAGGACGACGGCAAGGCGCGCGTGGTGGTGATTTCGCGCAAGCTCAACGAGAAACTGTTCGGCGGCAAGGACAGCACCGGCCAGATCCTGCGGATGAAGGACACCGCCTTCCGCGTGGTCGGCGTGCTGGACGAGTGGCGGCCCAATCCGCACTTCTACGACGTGGACACGGGCAAGTACGCCGCGTCGGAAGACGTGTTCGTGCCGCTTACCACCTCGCATGACATCCGCCTGGAACACGACGGTTCCACCGACTGCTGGGGCACCGGTGGCGACGAGGAGCATGCGGAAACGCAGCCCTGCGTGTGGCTGCAGTTCTGGGTGCAGCTGGACAGCGCGGCCAAGGTCGCCGCGTACAAGGAGTACCTGGTCCACTACTCGGAAGAGCAGCGGGCGCTGGGACGCTTCGTGCGCCCGGTCAACGTGCGCCTGCCGGGGCTCATGGAATGGCTGGACATCAACAAGGTGGTACCGGGCGACGTGCGCCTGCAGACCTGGCTGGCGTTCGGCTTCCTGCTGGTCTGCCTGGTCAACACGGTGGGCCTGATGCTGGCGAAGTTCCTGCGCCGCGCGGGCGAGCTGGGCGTGCGTCGCGCGCTCGGCGCCTCCAAGCGCGAGGTGTTCATGCAGCTGTTGATCGAGTCCGGCGTCATCGGCCTGGCCGGTGGCCTGTGCGGTTTGCTGCTGGCCTTCATCGGCCTGTGGCTGGTGCGGCGCCAGCCGTCGGACTATGCCTCGCTGGCGCACCTGGACATGGCGATGCTGTTGACGACGTTCGTGCTGGCCATCGGTTCCACCTTGCTGGCCGGCTTGTTGCCCGCGTGGCGCGCGTGCCAGATCACTCCGGCATTGCAACTGAAGAGTCAGTGA
- a CDS encoding ABC transporter permease → MFGYYLDLAFHSLRRNQVLTALMVLAIAVGIGASMTTLTVVHLLSGDPLPGRSQAIFYPQVDADPKGKDANEPLDMLDYRTAVDLWSARRADRQALVVQSQVRLNTAEAGKPPVMTTMLSATTDFFSMFNVPFRYGGPWSEQDDAARARVVVITDDLNQKLFNGENSVGRTLRLRDSDVRIVGVLKPWRPSPQFYAVRGGRFAGGDTSDFYTRPEDVITPFFTGLEVNDGNFLQFTCWQMPERPGHLQNAPCVWVALWAQLNDAAKVAAYRRYVADYAAQQQAAGRFTHAGNTRLRDLMGWLDYNGVLPSNVRLQAWLAVAFLGICLVNMVGLLLAKFLRRSGEIGLRRALGASRAAVFTQYMVESGLIGLIGGAFGWLLTLAGLWFIRQQPVAYADLARLDVPMFMLTFLAAIGASLLAGMLPAVRACRVVPAWQLKTL, encoded by the coding sequence ATGTTCGGTTACTACCTCGATCTTGCCTTCCACAGCCTGCGTCGGAACCAGGTGCTCACGGCGCTGATGGTGCTTGCCATCGCCGTGGGTATCGGCGCCAGCATGACCACGCTGACGGTGGTGCACCTGCTGTCGGGTGATCCGTTGCCGGGACGCAGCCAGGCCATCTTCTATCCGCAGGTCGATGCGGATCCAAAGGGCAAGGACGCCAACGAGCCGCTGGATATGCTGGATTACCGCACGGCCGTGGACCTGTGGAGCGCCCGGCGCGCCGACCGGCAGGCGCTGGTGGTGCAAAGCCAGGTACGGCTGAACACGGCGGAAGCGGGCAAGCCTCCCGTGATGACGACGATGCTGTCGGCCACCACGGACTTCTTCAGCATGTTCAACGTGCCGTTCCGCTACGGCGGTCCGTGGAGTGAGCAGGACGACGCGGCTCGCGCCCGCGTGGTCGTCATCACCGACGATCTCAACCAGAAGCTGTTCAACGGCGAGAACAGCGTGGGACGCACCCTGCGCCTGCGCGACAGCGACGTGCGCATCGTCGGCGTGCTCAAGCCCTGGCGACCGTCGCCGCAGTTCTATGCGGTGCGCGGTGGCCGCTTCGCCGGTGGCGATACCAGCGACTTCTACACCCGGCCGGAGGATGTCATCACGCCGTTCTTTACCGGCCTGGAGGTCAACGACGGCAACTTCCTGCAGTTCACCTGCTGGCAGATGCCTGAGCGACCGGGCCATCTGCAGAACGCTCCCTGCGTGTGGGTGGCACTGTGGGCGCAGCTCAACGATGCGGCGAAGGTGGCGGCGTATCGCCGCTATGTCGCCGACTACGCGGCGCAGCAGCAGGCGGCGGGCCGCTTCACGCATGCGGGCAATACGCGGTTGCGTGACCTGATGGGATGGCTGGACTACAACGGCGTGCTCCCCAGCAACGTGCGCCTGCAGGCCTGGCTGGCGGTGGCCTTCCTCGGCATTTGCCTGGTCAACATGGTGGGCCTGCTGCTGGCGAAGTTCCTGCGCCGCAGCGGGGAAATCGGCTTGCGGCGCGCACTGGGCGCCAGCCGCGCGGCCGTATTCACGCAGTACATGGTGGAGTCGGGCTTGATCGGCCTGATTGGCGGCGCGTTCGGCTGGCTGCTCACCCTGGCGGGGTTGTGGTTCATCCGGCAGCAGCCCGTGGCTTATGCCGACCTGGCGCGCCTGGACGTGCCCATGTTCATGCTGACCTTCCTCGCCGCGATTGGCGCGAGCCTGTTGGCGGGAATGCTCCCGGCGGTGCGCGCATGCCGCGTGGTGCCGGCATGGCAACTGAAGACTCTGTGA
- a CDS encoding ABC transporter permease, giving the protein MQIKPILSALRRHKAGTFLIAMQIALTLAIVCNALFIIHQRVAHLSEPTGIDEPNLFVIKSEWVGAPGTERVDAMIREDLQVLRQLPGVQDVTPSNSYPLRGGGWDDAIRLKPDQTQDSSGATIYFADEHFIDTLGLKLVAGRNFRADEIGHMDMRYKLAPPMVIVTKALADKLFPAGDAVGKTIYLVGGPATIVGEVELLQAQSVSQWASAFAYRSVIIPERLAISLGSFYIVRTRPGQLDTAMRAAGKALFAHNPRRVINEDDGILSFSEVRSRAYESDRGMAILMGVISVVLLAVTAAGIVGLTSFWVGQRRRQIGVRRALGATRRDILHYFMTENLLISGAGVVLGVVLALVMNLWMVTHFEMHRLSLAYLVGGVVILLLLGQGAVLAPALRASRVPPVEATRSV; this is encoded by the coding sequence ATGCAGATCAAGCCGATTCTCTCCGCGCTGCGCCGCCACAAGGCGGGCACCTTCCTCATCGCCATGCAGATTGCCTTGACCCTGGCAATCGTCTGCAATGCGCTGTTCATCATCCATCAGCGCGTCGCGCATCTGTCCGAGCCGACGGGGATCGACGAGCCCAACCTTTTCGTGATCAAGAGCGAATGGGTGGGGGCGCCCGGCACGGAACGCGTCGACGCCATGATCCGCGAGGATCTGCAGGTGCTGCGCCAGCTCCCCGGCGTGCAGGACGTGACGCCGAGCAACTCCTATCCGCTGCGCGGCGGCGGCTGGGACGACGCCATCCGGCTCAAGCCCGACCAGACACAGGACTCGTCGGGAGCCACCATCTACTTCGCCGACGAGCATTTCATCGATACGCTGGGGCTGAAGCTGGTCGCGGGGCGCAACTTCCGCGCGGATGAAATCGGCCACATGGACATGCGCTACAAGCTCGCGCCGCCGATGGTGATCGTGACCAAGGCGCTGGCCGACAAGCTCTTTCCCGCTGGCGACGCGGTCGGCAAGACCATCTACCTGGTCGGTGGGCCGGCCACCATCGTGGGCGAGGTCGAGTTGTTGCAGGCCCAGAGCGTCTCGCAGTGGGCCTCTGCCTTCGCCTACCGGTCGGTGATCATTCCCGAGCGTTTGGCCATCTCACTGGGTTCGTTCTACATCGTGCGCACCCGTCCGGGGCAGCTGGACACGGCCATGCGTGCGGCGGGCAAGGCGCTGTTCGCGCACAACCCCCGTCGCGTGATCAACGAGGACGACGGCATTCTGAGTTTCAGCGAGGTGCGGTCGCGTGCGTATGAAAGCGATCGCGGCATGGCCATCCTGATGGGCGTGATCAGCGTCGTGCTGCTGGCGGTCACCGCCGCGGGCATCGTGGGCCTCACCAGCTTCTGGGTGGGCCAGCGTCGCCGCCAGATCGGCGTGCGTCGCGCGCTCGGTGCCACGCGGCGGGACATCCTGCATTACTTCATGACCGAGAACCTGCTGATCAGCGGTGCGGGCGTGGTGCTGGGCGTGGTGCTTGCCTTGGTGATGAACCTCTGGATGGTCACCCACTTCGAGATGCACCGCCTGTCGCTGGCGTATCTGGTCGGGGGTGTGGTGATTCTTCTGTTGCTGGGGCAGGGCGCGGTGCTCGCGCCGGCGTTGCGCGCATCGCGCGTGCCGCCGGTGGAAGCTACGCGCTCCGTGTAG
- a CDS encoding ABC transporter permease, which produces MFIHNLRLGAASLRRNVLLTALMVMSIGFGVAASMVTFAVFRAVSGDPIPQKSSTLFVPLIDNRGPEYNRHGEPPSALTYTDAMALMRAHKAARQTMLFPVGLSVMPDDPHHMPFKAEGYATYSDFFTMFDVPFQYGSGWGSAQDDAREAVIVISRALNQKLFGGANSVGREITLDDRHYRIVGVTDNWDPKPRFFDIFDDKLFADPSQLYIPFTYAVAQHIDTYGNNNCGSVGKRGDSWDSWLQGECVWISPWVELQDAAQVLAYRQFLDGYAREQRDAGRFNWAPNNRLRDVREWLDYQHAVPPESRISLTLSLGFLVICLVNTVGLLLAKFMRRAPEIGVRRALGASRADIYRQFLAEAAMVGLAGGVLGLALTATGMLGLGLVFQPQIARLAQLDASLVLLTMLVAISATVIAAFYPTWRAAQVQPAWQLKSN; this is translated from the coding sequence ATGTTTATCCACAACTTGCGACTGGGCGCGGCAAGCCTCCGGCGCAACGTCCTGCTGACGGCATTGATGGTCATGTCGATCGGCTTCGGCGTTGCGGCGTCGATGGTGACGTTTGCCGTGTTCCGTGCGGTATCGGGGGATCCGATACCGCAGAAGTCGTCGACGTTGTTCGTGCCGCTGATCGACAATCGCGGGCCGGAGTACAACCGCCATGGCGAGCCGCCCTCGGCGCTCACCTACACCGACGCTATGGCCTTGATGCGCGCGCACAAGGCGGCACGGCAGACCATGCTGTTCCCGGTTGGCCTGTCCGTGATGCCGGACGACCCGCACCACATGCCGTTCAAGGCCGAGGGCTACGCCACCTACAGTGACTTCTTCACGATGTTCGACGTGCCGTTCCAGTACGGCAGCGGCTGGGGCAGTGCGCAGGACGACGCGCGCGAGGCAGTCATCGTGATCAGTCGCGCGCTCAACCAGAAGCTGTTTGGCGGCGCCAACAGCGTGGGGCGCGAGATCACGCTGGACGACCGCCATTACCGCATCGTGGGCGTCACCGACAACTGGGATCCCAAGCCGCGCTTCTTCGATATTTTTGACGACAAGCTGTTTGCCGATCCTTCGCAGCTCTATATCCCCTTCACCTACGCGGTCGCGCAGCACATCGACACCTACGGCAACAACAATTGCGGCAGCGTCGGCAAACGCGGCGACAGCTGGGACAGCTGGCTGCAGGGCGAATGCGTGTGGATCAGCCCCTGGGTGGAACTGCAGGATGCCGCGCAAGTGCTGGCCTATCGCCAGTTTCTTGATGGCTATGCGCGCGAACAGCGCGACGCCGGCCGCTTCAACTGGGCGCCGAACAATCGCCTGCGCGATGTGCGTGAGTGGCTCGACTACCAGCATGCGGTGCCGCCCGAGAGTCGAATCTCGCTGACGCTGTCGCTCGGCTTCCTGGTGATCTGCCTGGTCAACACCGTTGGCCTTCTGCTGGCGAAATTCATGCGTCGCGCACCGGAGATCGGCGTGCGGCGGGCGCTCGGTGCATCGCGGGCGGACATCTATCGCCAATTCCTGGCGGAAGCGGCGATGGTCGGCCTGGCTGGCGGCGTGCTTGGACTGGCGCTGACGGCCACGGGCATGCTTGGCCTGGGCCTGGTGTTCCAGCCGCAGATCGCGCGCCTTGCCCAGCTTGATGCGTCGCTGGTGCTGCTGACCATGCTGGTGGCGATCTCCGCCACGGTGATCGCGGCGTTCTATCCCACCTGGCGTGCGGCGCAAGTGCAGCCCGCCTGGCAACTCAAGTCCAACTGA
- a CDS encoding ABC transporter permease, with amino-acid sequence MMHIKPILAALRRHKAGTILIAMQIALTLAIVCNALFIISQRLERVHRPTGLVEGDLMAIQSRFVGVDEAKAGPLIKADLAALRQLPGVQDAIAINSYPLRGGGWSTGVRTDVDAKDSKGHTTQYFADEHTLPTMGLRLVEGRNFRSDEIIEADPQGVPDPAVVIVSKALADQMYPDGHALSKPIYIGDTKKPATIIGIVERLGVPWNASWSDKFYENSLIQPVQMTGAATNYLIRAKPGQLADVLKAAPAMLIKTNRMRVISSERGVRSFAQVREEAYKGDRGMALLMGVVCLVLLAITAAGIVGLTSFWVGQRRKQIGVRRALGATKGDILNYFLTENLLIGVAGVVIGALLAIGMNLWLVTQFEMARLSLTYVLAGVIALLLLGQGAVLAPAMRASRVSPVEATRSV; translated from the coding sequence ATGATGCATATCAAGCCCATTCTCGCCGCTCTCCGACGCCACAAGGCCGGCACCATCCTGATCGCGATGCAGATTGCGCTGACGCTGGCCATCGTCTGCAACGCGCTCTTCATCATCAGCCAGCGACTGGAGCGCGTTCACCGTCCGACCGGCCTGGTGGAAGGCGACCTCATGGCCATCCAGAGCCGCTTCGTCGGCGTGGACGAGGCGAAAGCCGGGCCGCTCATCAAGGCGGACCTCGCGGCGCTGCGGCAGTTGCCCGGCGTGCAGGATGCCATCGCCATCAACTCCTACCCGCTGCGTGGCGGTGGCTGGTCGACCGGCGTGCGCACCGATGTGGACGCGAAGGATTCCAAGGGGCACACCACGCAGTACTTCGCTGACGAGCACACCCTTCCGACGATGGGGCTGCGATTGGTTGAAGGCCGCAATTTCCGCTCCGACGAGATCATCGAGGCCGATCCGCAGGGCGTGCCCGATCCCGCCGTGGTCATCGTGAGCAAGGCGCTCGCCGACCAGATGTATCCGGATGGTCACGCGCTGAGCAAGCCCATCTACATCGGCGACACCAAGAAGCCAGCCACCATCATCGGCATCGTGGAGCGCCTGGGCGTGCCCTGGAATGCGTCGTGGTCCGACAAGTTTTACGAGAACTCGCTGATCCAGCCCGTGCAGATGACGGGTGCGGCCACCAACTACCTGATCCGCGCCAAGCCCGGCCAGTTGGCCGACGTACTGAAGGCGGCGCCGGCGATGCTGATCAAGACGAACCGGATGCGCGTGATTTCGAGCGAGCGCGGCGTCCGCAGTTTTGCACAGGTGCGCGAGGAGGCCTACAAAGGCGATCGTGGCATGGCCCTCCTGATGGGCGTGGTGTGCCTGGTGCTGTTGGCCATCACGGCGGCGGGCATCGTGGGCCTCACCAGCTTCTGGGTCGGCCAACGTCGCAAGCAGATCGGCGTGCGGCGTGCGCTGGGCGCGACCAAGGGCGACATCCTCAACTATTTCCTTACGGAGAATCTGTTGATCGGCGTGGCCGGCGTCGTGATCGGCGCGCTGCTCGCCATTGGCATGAACCTGTGGCTGGTGACGCAGTTCGAGATGGCACGCCTGTCGCTGACCTATGTGCTGGCGGGTGTCATCGCGCTGTTGCTGTTGGGACAGGGTGCGGTGTTGGCGCCGGCCATGCGCGCTTCACGCGTGTCACCGGTGGAAGCCACGCGCTCCGTGTGA
- a CDS encoding ABC transporter permease produces the protein MFAYYLQLGLRSLRKNPLLTLLMVLAIGCGVAASMTTYSVFRATSNNPIPQKSSQLYVPQIDNWGPDVGPDAKGEPPNAMTYTDAVNLMRDKRAKRQTALYPTQMSIVPTDASMLPFRETSYGWYADAFGMFDVPFLYGHAWSASEDDAHAAVAVIGKALNDKLFNGRNSVGQNVNLNGRDYRIVGVADRWNPEPVFYDVINTNGFDDPIQVFIPFTRAVELQTPTNGNNNCSHDPGKGWDSWIHSECVWVGFWVELPTRSEADAYHQYLNGYSAEQQRSGRFRWAPNTRLRNVTEWLEYQKVVPQEAKVSLLVSLGFLLICLVNTVGLLLAKFMRRSSEIGVRRALGATRKEIYIQFLIEAAAIGLAGGVLGLLLTGIGVMGVSLVFEPDIAKLATLDVSLVLLTMLVAILATVLAAFYPTWRAAQVQPAWQLKSN, from the coding sequence ATGTTCGCCTACTACCTTCAGCTTGGATTGCGCAGTCTCAGGAAGAACCCGCTATTGACCCTGCTGATGGTGCTGGCGATCGGCTGTGGCGTGGCCGCGTCGATGACCACCTACTCGGTGTTCCGCGCGACCTCCAACAACCCCATCCCACAGAAGTCCTCGCAGCTCTACGTGCCGCAGATCGACAACTGGGGGCCGGATGTCGGCCCGGACGCCAAGGGCGAGCCGCCCAATGCGATGACCTATACCGATGCCGTCAACCTGATGCGCGACAAGCGGGCGAAGCGGCAGACGGCGTTGTATCCGACGCAGATGTCCATCGTGCCGACGGACGCCTCCATGCTGCCGTTCCGCGAAACCAGCTACGGCTGGTACGCGGATGCGTTCGGCATGTTCGACGTGCCCTTCCTGTACGGCCACGCGTGGTCGGCCAGCGAGGACGATGCGCATGCCGCCGTGGCAGTGATCGGCAAGGCGCTCAACGACAAGCTGTTCAACGGCAGGAACAGCGTCGGCCAGAACGTCAACCTCAACGGCCGCGATTACCGCATTGTCGGCGTGGCCGACCGGTGGAATCCCGAGCCGGTCTTCTACGACGTCATCAATACCAACGGTTTCGATGACCCGATCCAGGTGTTCATCCCGTTCACGCGCGCGGTGGAGTTGCAGACGCCGACCAACGGCAACAACAACTGCAGCCACGATCCGGGCAAGGGCTGGGATTCGTGGATTCACTCGGAATGCGTGTGGGTGGGCTTCTGGGTGGAACTGCCGACCCGGTCCGAGGCCGATGCCTACCACCAGTACCTCAACGGCTATTCGGCCGAGCAGCAGCGCTCCGGTCGCTTCCGCTGGGCGCCGAACACGCGCCTGCGCAACGTCACCGAGTGGCTTGAGTACCAGAAGGTGGTGCCGCAGGAAGCGAAGGTTTCGCTGCTGGTGTCGCTGGGCTTCCTGCTGATCTGCCTGGTGAACACGGTGGGCCTGCTGCTGGCGAAGTTCATGCGCCGCTCCTCGGAGATCGGCGTGCGCCGTGCACTGGGCGCAACCCGCAAGGAGATCTACATCCAGTTCCTGATCGAAGCGGCGGCCATTGGTCTGGCCGGCGGCGTGCTGGGACTTCTGCTGACCGGCATTGGCGTGATGGGCGTGTCGCTGGTATTCGAGCCGGACATCGCCAAGCTCGCCACGCTGGACGTATCGCTGGTGCTGCTGACCATGCTAGTCGCGATCCTGGCGACCGTGCTGGCGGCCTTCTATCCCACGTGGCGTGCCGCGCAGGTACAGCCAGCGTGGCAGCTGAAATCCAATTGA
- a CDS encoding ABC transporter permease — protein sequence MDILPILSTLRRHKITALLVIIEIALTCAIVCNAVFIISQRLDRMSMDSGVDEHRLLHIQLADIGDTKDKKSRTLTDLAALQQIPGVAEVASVMQVPFGNSSSNSGIKLDPKQKLSTLNATMYSGENLVPALGLQLVAGRDLRPDDFKDFDDVVRGAAAKDAKSLPQVIVITQNMAQRLWPGQQALGKQIYLMDYPMTVVGVVKELIRPSIWDDSAKSYSMIFPMRMARGEYVVRTKTPEDRERVLAAALAKLKEINPHRVVLKKHTFDDMRHDFFQNDRAMAGLLIGVCVALLIVTALGIVGLGSFWVAQRRRQIGVRRALGATRTNILRYFQTENFLLATIGIVVGMVLAYGINLLLMVHYELPRLPGIYFPVGAVLLWIIGQLAVLGPAMRAAAVPPVVATRSV from the coding sequence ATGGATATTCTTCCCATCCTTTCCACCTTGCGTCGCCACAAGATCACCGCGTTGCTGGTGATCATCGAGATCGCGCTGACCTGCGCCATCGTGTGCAATGCCGTGTTCATCATCAGTCAGCGGCTGGATCGCATGAGCATGGACAGCGGGGTGGACGAGCACCGCCTGCTGCACATCCAGCTGGCCGACATCGGCGACACCAAGGACAAGAAATCGCGCACCTTGACCGACCTCGCCGCGTTGCAGCAGATCCCCGGTGTGGCCGAGGTGGCCTCGGTGATGCAGGTGCCGTTCGGCAATTCGTCCTCGAATTCCGGCATCAAGCTCGACCCGAAGCAGAAGCTCTCCACGCTCAATGCGACCATGTATTCCGGCGAGAACCTGGTGCCTGCACTCGGCCTGCAGCTGGTCGCCGGCCGGGATCTGCGACCCGACGACTTCAAGGATTTCGATGACGTGGTGCGCGGCGCCGCCGCCAAGGACGCCAAGTCCCTGCCACAGGTGATCGTCATCACGCAGAACATGGCCCAGCGGTTGTGGCCCGGCCAGCAGGCGCTGGGCAAGCAGATCTACCTGATGGATTACCCCATGACCGTGGTGGGCGTGGTCAAGGAACTGATACGTCCGTCCATCTGGGACGATTCGGCCAAGAGCTACAGCATGATCTTCCCCATGCGCATGGCGCGCGGGGAATATGTCGTCCGCACCAAGACGCCGGAAGACCGCGAGCGCGTGCTCGCCGCCGCGCTGGCCAAGCTCAAGGAGATCAACCCGCATCGCGTGGTGCTGAAGAAGCACACCTTCGACGACATGCGGCACGACTTCTTCCAGAACGACCGCGCCATGGCGGGCCTGCTGATTGGCGTGTGCGTGGCGCTGCTGATCGTCACGGCGCTGGGCATCGTCGGCCTGGGCAGCTTCTGGGTCGCGCAGCGGCGCCGGCAGATCGGCGTGCGCCGTGCGCTGGGCGCCACGCGCACGAACATCCTGCGCTACTTCCAGACGGAGAACTTCCTGCTGGCGACCATCGGCATCGTCGTGGGCATGGTGCTGGCCTACGGCATCAACCTGCTGCTGATGGTGCACTACGAACTGCCACGCTTGCCCGGCATCTACTTCCCGGTGGGTGCGGTGCTGCTGTGGATCATCGGGCAACTGGCGGTGCTGGGCCCGGCCATGCGTGCCGCGGCGGTACCGCCGGTGGTGGCGACACGTTCGGTTTGA